A part of Kwoniella dejecticola CBS 10117 chromosome 5, complete sequence genomic DNA contains:
- a CDS encoding calcium-translocating P-type ATPase, PMCA-type, which translates to MPSPAPPPLIITTDLDSSSNNNESSTNNNTPPALAPPIDEDQSTQSHPHQTPPRGRSGSVPVNDPSHLSPSHARLHPNQNSHSPAPSWSSGITPPSPTLTNSSVHFSDEAVTPTSPVPRTSLALRENEPTADSGMETLQVIDKNDPHRHNRGWSIGTWSSEAGTEEGHSTFLNTPKKDKDALSRITTGTTAHTKSGDKKEKKKSKKDKKGEKEGEEEEDKPVQAAHLDPDNDKTDPTPFREKPSRLAMLVDPKSLDDLEKIGGIDGLLQGLGVDGKKGLNVGTSEGTTENGAPRSSNEMPGGNEPQWRTSMEDRRRIYGRNELPERKSKSLLQLMWIAFKDKVLILLSIAAVVSLALGLYQDLGTEPEVIFNDECPEPVGCQEPQVDWVEGVAIVIAIIIVVMVGSVNDWQKERQFKKLNAQREDRTVKVIRGGNEMVVNTKDLVVGDVCLLEPGEILPVDGVFLRGHNVRCDESGATGESDAIKKFPYDECIAERNAAGPDDKLKKDCFLISGAKVLEGVGEYVVISVGTTSFNGRIMMAMRGDSENTPLQMKLNKLAELIAKLGSLAGLLLFSALMIRFFVQLKTNPDRSANDKAQSFIQILIIAVTLVVVAVPEGLPLAVTLALAFATKRMTKQNLLVRVLGSCETMANATVVCTDKTGTLTQNEMTVVAGSLGVHGKFVKNLSDNASRSNANDVEGEQVRDDFAFEMDDINEIASSELTTLLNEAICINSTAFEDKDEDGNLVFVGSKTETALLKFAKASGWADWKKTREAYSIVQMIPFSSELKAMGVVVKVGDRYRLYIKGASEVLTKKCVKHVVVSQERQSHEDELQVADFNEDTMNNIMKTIIFYANQSLRTIALCYKDFESWPPSGKKGVSSEEVPYEEIAYDMTLIAVTGIEDPLRPGVREAVEKCQRAGVAVKMCTGDNVLTARSIANQCGIFTPGGVIMEGPLFRKLSDAERLEIVPRLQILARSSPEDKRLLVHTLKGMGEIVGVTGDGTNDGPALKLANVGFAMGIAGTEVAKEASDIILMDDSFKNIVLAIMWGRCVNDSVKKFLQFQISVNITAVVITFVSAVASSEEQSVLTAVQLLWVNLIMDTFAALALATDPATETSLDRKPDRKNAPLITVEMFKMILVQALYQIVVCLVLHFVGLRILGLPSTDQNNTELGALVFNCFVFCQIFNQLNCRRLDRKLNVLEGFFRNYYFIVIFLIMVGGQILIIEVGGAAFQVTRLGGRDWGISLIIGAISIPIGALVRLMPTGPFERMLIKLRIYNDPNKLPVVAPEAEDEKFEYNPAFNKIKDNLSTYANIRGGRLRASSIVAKSRSAQLKEADIQLPSLLTMVPTFIAGTVGAGAHWVHQTGNASLSNPAGSDPSRSTAELFQGKVQLHPQTDRNDPLYNKFGITPPSPMMTPPSTAGRSAGRTQVRDLERGNDQEVLRK; encoded by the exons ATGCCATCCCCTGCCCCTCCTCCCTTGATCATTACTACCGATCTCGATTCTTCCTCCAACAACAACGAATCgagcaccaacaacaacacgCCCCCCGCACTTGCTCCACcgattgacgaagatcagTCCACACAATCACATCCTCACCAAACTCCGCCTCGAGGTAGAAGTGGTAGTGTACCTGTCAATGACCCTTCccacctttctccttcgcacGCGCGCCTGCATCCTAATCAAAACTCACACTCACCAGCTCCATCATGGTCATCAGGCATCacaccaccttcacctacTCTCACCAATTCTTCAGTACATTTCTCCGATGAAGCCGTCACCCCCACATCTCCCGTTCCGAGGACATCCTTGGCGTTGCGGGAGAATGAGCCTACCGCTGATTCCGGAATGGAGACCTTGCAAGTCATAGATAAGAATGATCCTCATCGGCATAACCGAGGTTGGTCGATCGGAACTTGGTCTTCCGAGGCTGGTACAGAGGAAGGTCATTCAACGTTCCTTAACACCCccaagaaggacaaagatGCCTTGAGTAGGATCACCACTGGTACCACCGCTCACACCAAATCAGgggacaagaaggagaagaagaaaagcaagaaggacaagaaaggcgagaaggaaggcgaagaggaagaagataaaCCTGTACAAGCCGCCCATCTGGATCCTGATAATGATAAAACCGATCCGACACCTTTCAGAGAGAAACCATCCCGATTAGCCATGTTGGTCGATCCAAAATCGTTAGACGACCTAGAGAAGATCGGCGGTATAGATGGCTTGTTACAAGGATTGGGAGTGGATGGTAAAAAGGGTTTGAACGTTGGTACAAGTGAAGGAACGACTGAGAATGGTGCTCCGAGGAGCTCGAACGAGATGCCTGGCGGAAATGAGCCACAATGGCGAACTAGTATGGAGGATCGAAGGCGGATTTACGGTAGAAACGAATTGCCAGAGAGGAAAAGCAAGAGTCTCCTGCAACTCATGTGGATCGCTTTCAAGGACAAagtcttg ATCTTACTATCCATTGCCGCTGTTGTTTCCCTTGCCCTTGGTTTGTACCAAGATCTCGGCACGGAGCCTGAGGTGATCTTTAATGATGAATGCCCGGAACCTGTTGGCTGTCAAGAACCTCAAGTCGACTGGGTAGAAGGTGttgccatcgtcatcgctatcATCATCGTGGTCATGGTTGGTTCAGTCAATGACTGGCAGAAAGAAAGACAAttcaagaagctcaacgCTCAACGTGAAGATCGTACCGTGAAAGTCATCCGAGGTGGAAACGAAATGGTGGTCAACACCAAAGACCTAGTCGTTGGTGATGTCTGTTTACTTGAACCTGGAGAGATCTTACCTGTAGACGGTGTATTCCTGAGAGGTCACAATGTCAGATGTGATGAGTCTGGAGCTACTGGAGAATCCGATGCGATCAAGAAGTTCCCATACGACGAGTGTATCGCCGAAAGAAACGCTGCCGGACCGGACgacaagctcaagaaagATTGTTTCCTCATATCCGGTGCCAAGGTGCTCGAAGGTGTAGGAGAATATGTCGTTATCTCGGTCGGAACCACCAGTTTCAACGGTAGAATCATGATGG CTATGCGAGGCGATTCCGAAAATACTCCTCTTCAAATGAAACTCAACAAATTGGCTGAGTTGATCGCCAAACTAGGTTCTCTTGCTGGTCTTTTGCTGTTCTCCGCACTCATGATCCGATTCTTCGTTCAATTGAAAACCAACCCCGATAGATCTGCAAACGACAAGGCTCAATCATTCATCCAGATTCTCATCATTGCCGTCACCTTGGTTGTTGTCGCCGTTCCTGAAGGACTACCGTTGGCTGTCACTCTTGCTTTAGCTTTCGCAACCAAGCGAATGACCAAGCAAAACTTGCTTGTGAGAGTCTTGGGTTCCTGTGAGACTATGGCAAATGCCACAGTCGTCTGCACGGATAAAACTG GTACTTTGACTCAAAACGAAATGACCGTTGTCGCTGGATCACTGGGAGTCCACGGCAAATTTGTTAAGAACCTCTCGGACAACGCATCGCGATCGAACGCAAACGACGTAGAAGGCGAACAAGTTCGGGATGATTTCGCTTTCGAAATGGACGACATCAATGAAATTGCCTCTTCGGAATTGACCACACTGCTCAACGAAGCCATCTGCATCAACTCGACTGCATTCGaagacaaggatgaagatggtaatctcgtcttcgtcggAAGCAAGACTGAAACTGCACTGCTTAAATTTGCGAAAGCGTCAGGATGGGccgattggaagaagactcGAGAAGCTTATTCGATCGTCCAGATGATCCCTTTTAGTTCGGAATTGAAAGCTATGGGTGTAGTGGTCAAAGTTGGCGACCGTTATAGATTATACATCAAGGGTGCCAGTGAAGTCCTTACCAAGAAATGTGTCAAACACGTTGTGGTTTCACAAGAACGACAATCTCACGAAGACGAGCTTCAAGTTGCGGATTTCAACGAAGACACGATGAACAACATTATGAAaaccatcatcttctacgCCAATCAGAGTTTACGTACCATCGCTTTGTGCTACAAGGACTTCGAATCCTGGCCACCGTCTGGTAAGAAGGGTGTTTCATCGGAGGAAGTGCCATATGAGGAAATCGCCTACGATATGACCCTTATTGCTGTCACTGGTATCGAAGATCCGCTGAGACCTGGCGTGAGAGAAGCCGTGGAGAAATGTCAGAGAGCTGGTGTAGCTGTGAAGATGTGTACCGGTGATAACGTGCTCACTGCGAGGTCTATCGCCAATCAATGTGGTATCTTCACTCCGGGAGGTGTCATCATGGAAGGTCCACTCTTCAgaaag CTGTCTGATGCCGAACGTTTGGAAATCGTCCCAAGACTGCAAATCCTAGCTCGTTCATCACCTGAAGACAAGCGATTACTCGTACACACTCTCAAGGGTATGGGTGAGATTGTCGGTGTCACTGGTGATGGTACAAACGATGGTCCCGCTCTCAAACTTGCCAATGTCGGTTTCGCCATGGGTATTGCCGGTACAGAAGTCGCCAAGGAAGCGTCCGACATTATATTGATGGACGATTCTTTCAAGAACATCGTACTTGCTATCATGTGGGGTCGATGTGTCAACGACTCAGTCAAGAAATTCTTACAATTCCAAATCTCTGTCAACATCACCGCTGTGGTCATTACTTTCGTCTCAGCCGTTGCCTCGTCAGAGGAACAGTCTGTCTTGACCGCCGTCCAACTTTTATGGGTCAACTTGATCATGGATACCTTCGccgctcttgctcttgccaCCGACCCAGCTACCGAGACTTCCCTCGATCGAAAACCAGATAGGAAGAACGCTCCCCTTATCACAGTAGAGATGTTCAAGATGATTCTCGTCCAAGCCTTATATCAGATCGTTGTCTGTTTAGTATTGCACTTTGTCGGGTTAAGAATTCTAGGATTGCCTTCGACCGATCAAAACAACACTGAACTCGGTGCATTGGTGTTTAACTGTTTCGTATTCTGTCAAATCT TCAACCAATTGAATTGTCGAAGACTCGATCGAAAGCTCAACGTGCTCGAAGGGTTCTTTAGAAATTACtacttcatcgtcatcttcctgATCATGGTCGGTGGTcagatcttgatcatcgaagttGGTGGAGCCGCTTTCCAGGTAACTCGACTTGGTGGACGAGATTGGGGAATTTCCTTGATCATTGGTGCAATCTCTATACCCATCGGAGCCTTGGTCAGGTTGATGCCCACTGGACCATTCGAGAGAATGCTCATCAAGTTGAGGATCTACAATGACCCCAACAAATTACCTGTGGTTGCGccggaagctgaagatgagaagtTCGAATATAACCCTGCTTTCAATAAGATCAAGGATAATCTGTCGACTTATGCGAATATCAGAGGAGGTAGACTCAGAGCGAGCTCGATTGTGGCTAAGAGCAGATCTGCTCAAttgaaagaagctgatatccAATT GCCCTCACTGTTGACCATGGTACCCACATTCATCGCTGGAACAGTCGGAGCAGGAGCTCACTGGGTGCATCAAACCGGCAATGCGTCCTTGTCGAACCCAGCAGGCTCAGACCCTTCAAGATCGACTGCAGAGTTGTTCCAGGGTAAAGTCCAATTACATCCTCAAACAGATCGAAACGACCCCTTGTATAACAAGTTCGGTATAacgcctccttctccaatgATGACTCCTCCTTCTACTGCCGGGCGAAGTGCGGGTAGAACACAAGTTAGGGATCTGGAAAGGGGGAATGACCAGGAAGTTTTGAGAAAATAA